A single genomic interval of Adhaeribacter pallidiroseus harbors:
- a CDS encoding GDSL-type esterase/lipase family protein yields MKNWLVLVLVFILPFIGFAQTKTKVACVGNSITEGAGIEAGKNYPEQLQTLLGEGYEVKNYGIGGRTLLKKGDYPYWKEAKYQEVLQWQPDVVVIKLGTNDSKPQNWQHKADFEKDYVEFIQSFKKLPNKPKVYICKPMPAYRENFNIRPAVIKDEMLPLIEKIAKKTKVPIIDLYTPMLGKEATAPDGIHPNAEGDAVLAQEVFKAIKK; encoded by the coding sequence ATGAAAAATTGGCTTGTCCTGGTTCTTGTATTTATTCTTCCGTTTATTGGCTTTGCCCAAACGAAAACCAAAGTAGCCTGCGTCGGCAACAGCATTACGGAAGGGGCCGGCATAGAAGCCGGTAAAAATTATCCGGAGCAATTGCAAACCTTACTCGGCGAGGGGTACGAAGTAAAAAATTACGGCATTGGCGGCCGTACTTTATTAAAAAAAGGCGATTACCCGTACTGGAAAGAAGCCAAATACCAGGAGGTTTTGCAGTGGCAACCCGATGTGGTGGTTATTAAACTCGGCACCAATGATTCTAAACCCCAGAACTGGCAACACAAAGCCGATTTTGAAAAGGATTATGTGGAATTTATCCAGTCTTTTAAAAAACTGCCGAACAAGCCCAAGGTCTATATCTGCAAACCCATGCCGGCTTACCGCGAGAATTTTAACATCCGGCCCGCCGTAATTAAAGACGAAATGCTGCCGCTGATCGAAAAAATTGCCAAAAAAACCAAGGTGCCTATCATTGATTTGTATACGCCCATGCTGGGTAAGGAAGCTACGGCCCCGGATGGCATTCACCCGAACGCCGAAGGTGATGCGGTTTTGGCCCAGGAAGTATTTAAAGCCATTAAGAAGTAA
- a CDS encoding sigma-54-dependent transcriptional regulator: protein MNAKNARVLVVDDETDVLFAVKMLLKTEVKEVVTEKNPENLLSLLSKQPFDVIFLDMNYKSALNTGNEGFFWLNKILEKDKSATVVMITAYGDVELAVRALKEGATDFIVKPWRNEKLLEALEKACAGRTSGESKNVPRRAPTSEGFDMLGQSEAMQDVFYKIDKIAPTEANVLILGENGTGKELVARALHQKSFRAGKPFVCADLAALSEGLFESELFGHKKGSFTDAKEDRTGRFEAANGGTLFLDEIGNISLPQQAKILTALQNRLVIPLGSNQQIPVDIRLVSATNVPIYELAAKNQFRKDLIYRINTVEITLPPLRERGDDVILLARHFAAHYAAKNHKPVPFVSEGAIKKLKQHSWPGNIRELQHAVERAIILADGQELRPQDFAFSAMEQPGHPATTPELVEEGPLQLSEVERTTIMRVIERNKGNISKAAKELGITRTALYRRLEKHDI from the coding sequence ATGAACGCCAAGAACGCCCGGGTATTAGTAGTAGATGATGAAACCGACGTGCTGTTTGCCGTAAAAATGCTGCTGAAAACCGAAGTAAAAGAAGTAGTAACCGAAAAGAACCCCGAAAACCTGCTCTCGCTCTTATCCAAGCAGCCTTTCGATGTGATCTTTCTGGATATGAACTATAAAAGCGCTTTAAACACCGGTAACGAAGGCTTTTTCTGGCTGAACAAAATTTTGGAAAAAGATAAAAGCGCTACCGTCGTGATGATTACGGCTTATGGCGACGTAGAACTGGCCGTACGGGCCTTAAAAGAAGGCGCTACCGATTTTATTGTAAAGCCCTGGCGTAACGAAAAGTTGCTTGAAGCTTTAGAAAAAGCCTGCGCCGGCCGTACCAGCGGCGAAAGTAAGAACGTACCCCGGCGGGCTCCTACCAGCGAAGGTTTTGATATGCTGGGCCAATCGGAAGCCATGCAGGATGTGTTCTACAAAATAGATAAAATTGCGCCCACCGAAGCCAACGTGTTAATTCTGGGCGAAAATGGCACGGGTAAAGAATTAGTAGCCCGGGCCTTGCACCAGAAATCATTCCGGGCGGGTAAGCCCTTTGTTTGCGCCGATTTAGCCGCACTGAGCGAAGGATTGTTCGAAAGCGAATTATTCGGGCATAAAAAAGGCTCTTTCACCGACGCCAAAGAAGACCGGACTGGCCGGTTTGAAGCCGCCAACGGGGGTACCTTGTTCCTGGACGAAATAGGTAACATTTCGCTACCGCAGCAAGCCAAAATACTCACGGCGCTGCAAAACCGCTTGGTTATTCCGTTGGGCAGCAACCAGCAAATTCCCGTAGATATCCGGCTGGTATCGGCCACCAACGTGCCTATTTACGAACTGGCGGCTAAAAACCAATTCCGGAAAGATTTAATCTACCGCATTAACACCGTAGAAATTACTTTGCCGCCGCTCCGCGAACGCGGCGACGATGTTATTTTATTGGCCCGGCATTTTGCCGCGCATTACGCCGCTAAAAATCATAAACCCGTACCTTTTGTTTCGGAAGGCGCGATTAAGAAGTTAAAGCAGCACAGTTGGCCGGGCAATATCCGCGAACTGCAGCACGCCGTAGAACGCGCCATTATTTTGGCCGATGGTCAGGAGTTGCGGCCGCAAGACTTTGCCTTTTCGGCGATGGAGCAGCCCGGCCACCCAGCCACCACTCCCGAACTGGTGGAAGAAGGCCCGTTGCAACTCAGCGAAGTAGAACGCACGACTATTATGCGGGTAATTGAGCGCAACAAAGGCAATATCTCCAAAGCCGCCAAAGAACTAGGCATCACCCGCACGGCCCTGTATCGCCGCCTCGAGAAACATGACATTTAA
- a CDS encoding sensor histidine kinase, producing MTFKRLEVGIFFRLLFILILVYGAVYYFSQRAYPQVIFAAAILVGLVWELARYVTRSNNELAKFILAVKYRDFSQQFNEKHTNPSLRQLHHAFNQINNTFKQLQFEKEAQYHYLQTILQLIDTGIISYDVNAGEVEWINEAFKRTLGLPYLKNIHSLERRNEALYEAIIKLKPNDTQLVKLKINQQSMQLLLSATAFKMQQRDLLLVAFKNVSTAIDETETEAWQKLLRVMTHELMNSVAPISSLADTMRRHLRLNREQYEQEQVPQPNGDLLQDLEEGIEIIQNRGEGLLRFAKTYRNLSKVNDLLLTTVYVEELLNSIYTLMNPQLEEKGILLVTEMNADDLTLQADPRLLEQVLINLILNAQRAVLGRPNSTPTIKLIAGKQENEKIYIEVADNGTGIPEEIIESIFIPFFTAHKDGSGIGLSLAKQIMHLHKGNIQVKSKENQGTTFTLQF from the coding sequence ATGACATTTAAGCGCCTCGAAGTCGGTATATTTTTTCGGCTGTTATTTATTCTGATCTTAGTTTACGGAGCAGTCTATTATTTTTCGCAGCGCGCTTATCCGCAAGTTATTTTTGCGGCCGCTATTTTAGTGGGTTTGGTGTGGGAACTGGCCCGTTACGTAACGCGCAGCAACAACGAACTGGCCAAATTTATTCTGGCGGTAAAGTACCGCGATTTTTCGCAGCAGTTTAACGAAAAGCACACCAACCCCTCGTTGCGGCAACTGCACCATGCTTTTAACCAAATCAACAATACGTTTAAGCAATTACAGTTCGAGAAAGAAGCGCAGTACCATTACCTGCAAACGATTCTGCAATTAATTGATACGGGTATCATCTCGTACGATGTAAACGCCGGCGAAGTGGAATGGATAAACGAAGCTTTTAAACGCACCCTGGGCCTTCCTTATTTAAAAAATATCCATTCGCTGGAAAGACGCAACGAAGCTTTGTACGAAGCCATTATCAAGCTCAAGCCCAACGACACCCAACTCGTAAAATTAAAAATTAACCAGCAATCCATGCAATTGCTGTTATCGGCTACCGCTTTTAAAATGCAGCAACGCGATTTATTGCTGGTAGCGTTTAAAAATGTAAGCACCGCCATCGACGAAACCGAAACCGAAGCTTGGCAAAAATTACTGCGCGTGATGACGCACGAACTCATGAACTCGGTCGCGCCTATTTCGTCGCTGGCCGATACCATGCGCCGCCATTTGCGCCTGAACCGCGAACAATACGAACAGGAACAAGTTCCCCAACCTAACGGCGATTTGTTGCAGGATTTAGAAGAAGGTATTGAAATTATTCAGAACCGGGGCGAAGGCTTGCTGCGTTTCGCCAAAACCTACCGCAACCTGAGCAAAGTAAACGATTTGCTGCTCACCACGGTGTACGTGGAAGAACTGCTCAACAGCATTTACACGCTCATGAACCCCCAACTGGAGGAAAAAGGCATTTTGCTGGTAACGGAAATGAACGCCGATGATTTAACCTTGCAAGCCGATCCGCGCTTGCTCGAACAGGTACTCATTAACCTGATATTAAATGCGCAACGCGCCGTACTCGGCCGACCCAATTCAACGCCTACTATCAAGCTAATCGCCGGTAAACAGGAAAACGAAAAAATTTACATCGAAGTAGCGGACAACGGCACCGGTATCCCCGAAGAAATTATCGAAAGTATTTTTATTCCTTTTTTTACCGCCCACAAAGACGGCTCCGGCATTGGCCTGAGTTTGGCCAAACAAATCATGCACCTGCACAAAGGCAACATCCAGGTAAAATCCAAGGAAAACCAAGGCACTACTTTTACCTTGCAGTTTTAA
- a CDS encoding transposase, which translates to MVFWLDVFVRLTYKNLFVESLNFCIKNKGLRVHAWCLMTSHVHLIIPAEEPSKANLSDILRDLKKFTATQVIREIETGVESRKDWLVDKFKFTASQNYRNTTYQFWQQNNHAEELISNKFIPQKLDYIHENPVKEGWVEEAMHYLYSSARDYSGLNGLVPINFLD; encoded by the coding sequence GTGGTTTTTTGGCTGGATGTGTTCGTGCGTTTGACTTATAAAAACCTGTTTGTTGAAAGCTTAAATTTTTGTATCAAAAACAAAGGTTTGCGGGTACATGCCTGGTGCTTAATGACCAGCCACGTGCATCTCATCATTCCGGCGGAAGAACCAAGTAAAGCAAATTTATCAGACATCCTGCGAGATTTGAAAAAGTTTACCGCTACCCAAGTTATCCGGGAAATAGAAACCGGAGTAGAAAGCCGCAAGGATTGGTTAGTAGATAAATTTAAATTTACCGCCAGTCAAAATTACCGCAATACGACTTACCAGTTCTGGCAACAGAACAATCACGCGGAAGAATTAATCAGTAATAAATTTATACCGCAAAAGTTAGATTACATCCACGAAAACCCGGTGAAAGAAGGCTGGGTAGAAGAAGCAATGCATTACTTATACAGCAGTGCCCGCGATTACAGCGGTCTAAATGGATTGGTACCCATCAATTTCTTGGATTGA
- a CDS encoding Gfo/Idh/MocA family protein codes for MLKIGVIGLGDIAQKAYLPILSSRSDVEVHLFSNNAGKLADLGRQYRFTNQYANLADFLNSGLDGVMVHAATEAHYPIVEKLLQQRIPVFVDKPITLDYTASKQLVALAEKNNVLLHVGFNRRYAPVYQKLKELAEPTLIIMQKNRQALPDTIRRFVVEDFIHVVDTLRYLFPYPIEDILVHGKKQGDRLYHLVVQLVNSQGIAIGIMNRDTGTTEEKVEIMNAREKRIAYNVADLEIITGKNSTRLGSNDWEPTLQKRGFYAMVDDFFNFLHTAIPPMITAPDALRTHELCERIVEKLTVL; via the coding sequence ATGTTAAAAATAGGAGTAATTGGATTAGGCGACATTGCCCAAAAAGCGTATTTACCCATCCTGAGCAGCCGGTCTGACGTAGAAGTGCATCTTTTTTCGAATAATGCCGGCAAACTGGCCGACTTAGGCCGGCAATATCGCTTTACGAACCAGTATGCTAACTTAGCTGATTTTCTGAACAGCGGCCTGGATGGAGTAATGGTGCACGCGGCCACCGAGGCGCACTACCCAATAGTAGAAAAGCTTTTACAACAACGCATTCCCGTGTTTGTCGATAAACCTATTACCTTAGATTATACGGCCTCTAAACAGTTGGTAGCGTTAGCCGAGAAAAATAACGTGCTGCTCCACGTGGGCTTTAACCGGCGGTATGCCCCGGTTTACCAGAAATTAAAAGAACTTGCCGAGCCTACTTTAATTATTATGCAGAAAAACCGGCAGGCTTTACCGGATACCATCCGGCGGTTTGTGGTCGAAGACTTTATTCACGTAGTAGATACGTTGCGATATTTATTTCCTTATCCGATAGAAGATATTCTGGTGCACGGCAAAAAACAAGGCGACAGGCTCTACCACCTGGTGGTGCAATTAGTAAATAGCCAAGGCATTGCGATCGGCATTATGAACCGCGATACCGGCACCACGGAAGAAAAAGTGGAAATAATGAATGCCCGCGAAAAAAGAATAGCGTATAATGTGGCTGATTTAGAAATTATAACTGGTAAAAACAGCACCCGCCTGGGAAGCAACGATTGGGAGCCAACCTTGCAGAAAAGGGGCTTTTACGCCATGGTCGATGATTTTTTTAATTTTTTGCACACAGCTATCCCACCCATGATTACTGCCCCGGATGCCTTGCGTACCCACGAACTTTGCGAAAGAATAGTAGAAAAATTAACTGTTCTTTAA
- a CDS encoding TonB-dependent receptor: MRKSYSFLLLGLLYFISGVAMAQSLRGRVTDAQTGEALPGVTIAVANTTTGTTTDTRGDYTLSLTNGPHQVQFSFIGYNTQIRQVTINNNDVTLNIALASGTQTLTDVVIVGSRSTQIRSNVETVAPIDVISVRELQASGQIEPTQMMNMVAPSFNSARQSLADGTDHIDPATLRGLGPDQVLVLLNGKRRHNQALINVNGTVGRGSVGTDLNTIPVAGIERIEVLREGASSQYGSDAIAGVVNVVMKKDTGTTANLHVGQFYEGDGANAQLGVYHGIKVGSKGSIGLAADVRFREGTNRAGRYTGPVYQNWNVSQQANESTDAWLARRQNLYNQDQTLITQNNFNLENNLLVGNSDVNNFGGMLNGNLKISPKTEVYFTGVLNYRKGQAVGFYRYPYQTTQNIPELYPNGFLPEIHSTLWDRSGLVGIGGELGKGWRWDLSNVLGGNSFRFDIENSLNASQFALKEAAPTEFYAGTVKFNQNTSDFGVSKDFGQQIGVQSFNVAGGVSYRLDNYQILAGEEASYRNYAPESGRGGGAQVFPGFQPANAVNENRNVFAGYLDLETDLTDKLLINAAGRYENYSDFGGNLAGKLSARYKFAEFFSLRGTIANGFRAPSIHQRYYSAISTVFVSIPGQGLQPRQQGTFRNDSPVAEAFGIPSLKAEKSTNYSLGITSQLLSNMTLTVDAYQIDIRDRIVLTGQFQRGTSPVGQQVSTLLDAAGQTDVQAAIFFTNAVNTRTQGLDVVLSGDYGVGAGTLTVTLAGNLNKTEVQGDPKVSETLPTDVFGNILFNRQERGRLEWSQPRNKFTLGSIYRLGKFSSNLRFTRFGEVKTLDPNTEQLDEDFSPKVTTDLNVSYRLNKWLQITLGGNNIFDVYPDKLEVVQYPTATNPTSVDNSSFGRFIYSRTATQFGFNGGYYYGSLAFNF, from the coding sequence ATGCGTAAATCTTACTCTTTCCTCTTATTGGGCTTGTTATACTTTATCTCCGGGGTAGCCATGGCGCAAAGTCTGCGCGGCCGCGTAACCGATGCCCAAACCGGCGAAGCTTTGCCCGGGGTTACCATTGCGGTTGCCAATACCACTACCGGCACTACTACCGATACCCGGGGCGATTATACCTTGTCTTTAACCAACGGGCCGCATCAGGTGCAGTTTTCGTTTATCGGCTACAACACGCAAATCCGGCAGGTAACCATTAACAACAACGATGTAACTTTAAATATTGCGCTGGCCTCCGGTACCCAAACCCTTACCGATGTGGTTATTGTGGGTTCCCGTTCTACCCAGATCCGCTCGAACGTAGAAACCGTGGCTCCTATTGATGTCATTTCGGTGCGGGAACTGCAAGCCTCTGGTCAGATTGAACCTACCCAAATGATGAACATGGTAGCGCCCTCTTTTAATTCGGCGCGGCAGTCGCTGGCCGACGGCACCGACCATATCGACCCGGCTACTCTACGCGGCTTAGGTCCAGACCAAGTATTGGTTTTATTAAACGGCAAACGCCGACATAACCAAGCCTTAATTAATGTAAACGGAACGGTAGGTCGCGGCTCCGTGGGCACCGATTTAAATACCATCCCGGTAGCGGGCATTGAGCGCATAGAAGTGCTCCGCGAAGGCGCTTCGTCGCAGTACGGTTCCGATGCCATTGCGGGCGTGGTAAACGTAGTGATGAAAAAAGATACCGGCACCACGGCTAATTTGCACGTAGGGCAGTTTTACGAAGGCGATGGCGCGAACGCACAACTGGGCGTGTACCACGGCATTAAAGTGGGCAGCAAAGGCAGCATTGGCTTAGCCGCCGATGTGCGTTTCCGGGAAGGCACCAATCGCGCCGGCCGCTATACTGGTCCGGTATACCAAAACTGGAACGTGAGCCAGCAAGCCAACGAAAGCACCGATGCCTGGTTAGCCCGCCGGCAAAACCTCTACAACCAGGACCAAACCTTGATTACCCAAAACAACTTTAACCTCGAAAATAACCTACTGGTGGGCAACTCCGACGTGAATAATTTTGGCGGCATGCTCAACGGAAATTTAAAAATTTCGCCGAAAACCGAAGTTTACTTTACCGGCGTGCTTAACTATCGAAAAGGCCAGGCCGTTGGTTTCTACCGCTACCCCTACCAAACCACGCAGAATATTCCGGAACTCTACCCGAACGGGTTTTTACCCGAAATTCATTCTACCCTCTGGGACCGCTCCGGGCTGGTGGGTATTGGCGGCGAATTGGGCAAAGGCTGGCGCTGGGATTTATCGAACGTATTGGGCGGTAATTCTTTCCGGTTCGATATCGAAAATTCTTTGAATGCCTCGCAGTTTGCCTTGAAAGAAGCCGCTCCTACCGAGTTTTACGCTGGTACCGTGAAGTTTAATCAAAACACTTCCGATTTTGGCGTTTCCAAAGATTTCGGGCAGCAAATAGGCGTGCAGTCGTTTAACGTGGCGGGCGGTGTATCGTACCGCCTGGATAATTACCAGATTCTGGCCGGAGAAGAGGCGTCTTACCGCAACTATGCCCCGGAATCGGGCAGAGGAGGCGGGGCGCAGGTATTTCCGGGTTTCCAACCGGCTAATGCCGTAAACGAAAACCGGAACGTTTTTGCGGGTTACCTGGATTTAGAAACCGATTTAACCGATAAACTACTTATAAACGCGGCCGGCCGTTACGAAAACTACAGCGACTTCGGGGGCAACCTGGCCGGTAAGTTAAGCGCCCGCTATAAATTTGCCGAATTCTTTTCGTTGCGCGGTACTATTGCCAATGGTTTCCGGGCGCCTTCTATTCACCAGCGGTATTACAGCGCTATTTCTACGGTGTTTGTTTCCATTCCGGGTCAGGGTTTGCAACCGCGGCAGCAAGGTACTTTCCGGAACGACAGCCCGGTGGCCGAGGCATTTGGCATTCCATCGTTAAAAGCTGAAAAATCCACGAATTACAGTTTGGGCATTACGTCGCAACTTTTATCCAACATGACTTTAACCGTGGATGCTTACCAGATTGATATACGGGACCGGATTGTGTTAACCGGGCAGTTCCAGCGGGGCACTTCGCCGGTCGGGCAGCAAGTTTCTACGTTACTGGATGCCGCCGGGCAAACCGATGTGCAAGCCGCTATCTTTTTTACCAACGCGGTAAACACCCGTACCCAAGGCCTAGACGTGGTATTATCCGGTGATTATGGGGTAGGTGCCGGTACCCTAACCGTAACGTTGGCCGGGAATTTAAATAAAACTGAGGTGCAAGGCGATCCTAAAGTTTCGGAAACCTTGCCTACGGATGTGTTCGGGAATATTTTGTTTAACCGGCAGGAACGCGGCCGCTTGGAATGGTCGCAGCCGCGCAACAAGTTTACGTTAGGCAGTATTTACCGGCTCGGCAAGTTTAGCTCGAACTTACGGTTTACCCGTTTTGGCGAAGTAAAAACCTTAGACCCGAATACCGAGCAGCTCGACGAAGATTTCTCGCCCAAAGTTACTACGGACTTAAACGTAAGCTATCGGTTAAACAAATGGCTGCAAATTACCTTGGGCGGCAACAATATTTTCGATGTGTACCCCGATAAGCTGGAAGTAGTTCAATATCCAACCGCCACTAATCCCACTTCCGTAGATAATTCCTCGTTTGGCCGGTTTATCTACAGCCGCACGGCTACGCAGTTTGGGTTTAACGGGGGGTATTATTATGGCAGTCTGGCTTTTAATTTTTAA
- a CDS encoding EamA family transporter: MWWIYALLSAVFAALTAIFAKVGIKGVDSDLATALRTVVILVLAWGIVFFKGSARHLTELTKTNWAFLILSGCATGLSWIFYFKALQIGRVSWVAPVDKLSVAIAIVLAVVFLGEPLTLKTALGAGFIILGTLVLIA, translated from the coding sequence ATGTGGTGGATCTATGCACTATTATCGGCGGTATTTGCCGCTTTAACGGCCATTTTTGCTAAAGTCGGAATTAAAGGCGTAGATTCTGATCTAGCCACGGCTCTCCGCACAGTGGTTATTCTGGTATTAGCCTGGGGCATCGTGTTTTTTAAAGGCAGTGCTAGGCATCTAACAGAACTCACCAAAACCAACTGGGCTTTTTTAATTTTATCGGGTTGCGCAACCGGCCTTTCCTGGATATTTTATTTTAAAGCCCTGCAAATAGGAAGAGTGTCGTGGGTAGCGCCGGTTGATAAGCTAAGCGTAGCGATTGCGATTGTGTTAGCGGTTGTTTTTTTAGGCGAACCGCTTACGCTAAAAACTGCTTTAGGGGCCGGATTTATTATTCTGGGAACACTTGTATTAATCGCCTGA
- a CDS encoding helix-turn-helix domain-containing protein, with protein MEVKLIHNATEYQAALKRMRQLWGAAEGTPEYEEADILALVINKYEEEHYPIDDLDPIEHIKIRMEVLGLQPKDLVPYLGDKGTVSSILNRKRPLSLANIRSLHKGLNLSPEILIKEIILAA; from the coding sequence ATGGAAGTTAAATTGATTCACAATGCAACCGAATACCAAGCAGCCCTCAAAAGAATGCGTCAGCTATGGGGAGCAGCCGAAGGCACCCCAGAATACGAAGAAGCAGATATATTGGCACTGGTAATTAACAAGTACGAAGAAGAACATTATCCGATTGATGATTTGGACCCTATCGAGCATATTAAAATACGGATGGAAGTTTTAGGTTTACAGCCTAAAGATCTGGTGCCTTACTTAGGTGATAAAGGTACGGTGTCTAGTATTTTAAACCGTAAGCGCCCTTTAAGCCTAGCTAATATCCGGTCGCTACATAAGGGCTTGAACCTGTCGCCGGAAATACTGATCAAAGAAATTATTCTAGCTGCTTAG
- a CDS encoding FkbM family methyltransferase, whose protein sequence is MKKVFRSIQTWFPFLHDTRFTLKFFWMKMRNKPHEPDFNALLFFKPKPDEVLVDIGSNRGESILSMLIASKANYSNKIIGFEPNYLIFEKLKNYFRTNKRVSVYNFGLANKDRDLTLFVPFYRKWMFDGLSSFKYEAAHDWLKTQLWRFDEHKLHIRTVKCEVKKLDDFKLKPYFVKIDVQGYELEVLKGAMETLKNFKPIILIESIDSETKHFLQQFNYGFYSFVDGKFIADKGMVNTFCITSDKLGELSKK, encoded by the coding sequence ATGAAAAAAGTTTTCAGATCCATACAAACCTGGTTTCCCTTTTTACACGACACCCGGTTTACCTTAAAATTCTTTTGGATGAAAATGCGGAATAAGCCCCACGAGCCTGATTTCAACGCGCTGCTATTTTTTAAACCCAAACCAGATGAAGTTTTAGTGGATATAGGTTCCAATCGGGGCGAAAGTATTTTATCGATGCTGATTGCTTCCAAGGCAAATTATAGTAATAAGATTATTGGGTTCGAGCCGAATTACCTGATTTTTGAAAAGCTTAAAAATTATTTTCGTACTAATAAGAGGGTATCGGTTTATAATTTTGGCTTAGCGAATAAAGATCGAGATCTGACGCTTTTTGTGCCATTTTATCGGAAATGGATGTTTGATGGATTATCTTCTTTTAAATATGAAGCCGCTCACGACTGGTTAAAAACGCAGCTCTGGCGGTTTGATGAGCATAAACTGCATATCAGAACGGTAAAGTGCGAAGTAAAAAAATTGGATGATTTTAAACTAAAGCCTTATTTCGTAAAAATAGACGTGCAAGGGTATGAGCTGGAAGTTTTAAAGGGAGCAATGGAAACGCTTAAAAACTTTAAACCAATTATATTGATTGAATCGATTGACTCCGAAACCAAGCATTTTCTGCAGCAATTTAATTACGGTTTTTACTCTTTTGTTGACGGCAAGTTTATTGCCGATAAAGGCATGGTAAATACCTTTTGTATTACCAGCGATAAATTGGGGGAACTAAGCAAAAAATAA
- a CDS encoding type II toxin-antitoxin system HigB family toxin, with product MNVISYATIREYYEAHATAKPYLIDWYKITRKAQWNSVQAIRQDFPKAEMVVDGKVVFNMKANDYRLVALVWFKAKRVYVLWIGTHAEYSKIEIKDL from the coding sequence ATGAATGTTATCAGCTACGCCACCATTCGGGAATACTACGAAGCACATGCTACCGCGAAGCCTTACTTAATAGATTGGTATAAAATAACACGCAAAGCGCAATGGAACAGCGTGCAGGCTATTCGCCAAGACTTTCCTAAAGCAGAAATGGTGGTTGATGGTAAGGTTGTGTTTAACATGAAGGCAAACGATTACCGGCTGGTAGCATTAGTGTGGTTTAAAGCAAAAAGAGTGTATGTGCTCTGGATTGGAACCCACGCCGAATACAGCAAAATAGAAATTAAAGACCTCTAA